Within Pseudomonas alloputida, the genomic segment GACAAAGCGCACCCCGCTGGCCTTGGCCGCTTCGAACAATTCGCACACCACCCGATAAGGGTCGATGAAGTGCCCGGTGCGCGGGAAGAACAGCCCGCCTAACAGTGATGGGCTGAGTTGCGGCGCCGCTTCGCGCACGGTTTCGGCCGACCAGAAGTCCACCGGCACCGCCTGCTGTTGCATGCGTGTGCGCAACGCCTCCAGCGCCTGGCGTGACTCAGGCTTCTCGAACACCAGCAACGAACCATCCTCTTGAAACAACTCGCTGCGCCCGATCGAGCCCAACAGCCGTTGCCAGGCGCCCAGGCTGCCTTCGTTCAGCGTGCGGATGCCCGCCACGCTGCGCTGGAACGGCGCCGGGCGCAGGTTGAGCAGCAGCCGGGTGAACCACGGCATGGCCTTGGGCAGGTACTTCCAGTCCAGGCGCAGCGGGCCCATCGGGTCGAGCAGCATGCGAGGCAGGCGCTTGAGGATCGACAGGTCGGCAATCGGGAATACTTGCTCGGTTGCCAGGTGCCCGGCATTGCCGAAGGACGCGCCCAGGCCGGGCGCCTGGCGGTCGACCAGCGTTACCCGATGGCCCTGGCGGGCCAGTTGCAGGGCACAGGCGACGCCGACAATGCCGGCGCCCACCACGGCGATATCGGTTTCAGCGGTTTCGACCATGCTC encodes:
- a CDS encoding NAD(P)/FAD-dependent oxidoreductase, with amino-acid sequence MVETAETDIAVVGAGIVGVACALQLARQGHRVTLVDRQAPGLGASFGNAGHLATEQVFPIADLSILKRLPRMLLDPMGPLRLDWKYLPKAMPWFTRLLLNLRPAPFQRSVAGIRTLNEGSLGAWQRLLGSIGRSELFQEDGSLLVFEKPESRQALEALRTRMQQQAVPVDFWSAETVREAAPQLSPSLLGGLFFPRTGHFIDPYRVVCELFEAAKASGVRFVQAQVDGGQLHSAGVSLASDQGMLNARQVLVSCGAHSAKLTAALTGKRVPLDTERGYHLMLPGEHQRLPFAVTSLERKFIMTPMAEGLRLAGTVEFAGLQAPPSMQRAWQLHRLSKGLFRHDLSVEGATPWMGFRPSLPDSLPVIDRVCDGRVLLAFGHQHLGLTQAAVTAEWVGRLAEQTGGPEMGAYRLNRF